The DNA region CAGGCCATAGAGGGTCAACATCAGGCCGGCAGAAGTGGCGGAATAGCCCAAATTCTTGGTAAGATATAAAACGAGAAACGGCAACGCCATCAAGCCGGCGCGGTTGATGAACGTCACAAACGAGAGCATCCAAACGTCGCGCGGTAAATCTCCCATGCCGCGCCAGGGATTCCACGCCATAATTTCCCCACGATCCTTTCTATTAAAATGCTGCACCAATTTTCAGACAAGCTGAAAATCGAAGCTCTTCGAGCAGATTTTAAAACTTCTCCCACAGAGGTAGAACTGCCACAGAAAGAAGAAGATTTTTCAGTGGGATTTCATTCGTGGGCAAAACACTTTCAGAATTTTATTCCAACGTTGAGCGCCTTATGGCCCGTCTTTGCTTTTTCAGCAAACATTTTCAACCGCTCATCGACGCGAATGAACGCTAATATTTTATTCACGTTCATTCGCGGTTGTTCCCTTGATTGGTTGGGGCTTGTCCACGTTGCGCCAATTCACATCGAAAAATACGTCAGAAAAAACAATATGGGACGATAGATAAACGCCACGATCACCAATTCACAAAACACCAAGCCAATGGCCTTTACGCTGGTTGCCAGCCAGGATTGGCGATAGACGCGCTTTAACGCGAAAAGCATATACCACAAAATGCCACCGGCAATCGGAATAAGAATGCCGGGGTCTCTTCCGAAGAAGCGCGCCAGACCCGTTCCCAGCGTCCAATCGATCACCCCCAGCAAAAATATGAATGCGAGCAGCCCGGCGATCAAATAAAACAGCAGAAAGGAGTGAAAGTGAATCGAGTAGATCAAATGTTCGACATAAAAGCGTCTTGAGGAGAGATAGAAAAGCTTGAGAGCCGCTGCAAACATCGGGATAATGAAGAAGAACATGTTGCGTTGATGCAGCGCCAACACCTGATTGAAATGCGCGGTAAATTCCTCTTCAGACAGCGCCAACGCCGTTTGCTTCTCCGCCACAAGTTTTTGAGCGAGGGCGGCGTGACAGCCTGCCGCCACGCCGCGCATATTCCAGTTGAGCAGGCCCATGCGATAACCGACGAGAAAGAAGAACAGATTGAGCAGCACAAAAAGCGTCACCGGTTTGATGAAGCGGCTGCGTTTGCCGGCGAGATATTCTTGCGTCAAGGCTCCTGGTTTGAAAAAAAGCGGAAGCAAGCTGCGGAAAATCTTGGAATCGAAGTGCGTAATGTCGTGCAAAGCATGCGCGAAGAAGTGTCCGAGCGCATAATC from Cytophagia bacterium CHB2 includes:
- a CDS encoding MFS transporter, with translation MAWNPWRGMGDLPRDVWMLSFVTFINRAGLMALPFLVLYLTKNLGYSATSAGLMLTLYGL
- a CDS encoding DUF3667 domain-containing protein, whose protein sequence is MDAPPLICPNCETALHGSFCHNCGQKKISPHDYALGHFFAHALHDITHFDSKIFRSLLPLFFKPGALTQEYLAGKRSRFIKPVTLFVLLNLFFFLVGYRMGLLNWNMRGVAAGCHAALAQKLVAEKQTALALSEEEFTAHFNQVLALHQRNMFFFIIPMFAAALKLFYLSSRRFYVEHLIYSIHFHSFLLFYLIAGLLAFIFLLGVIDWTLGTGLARFFGRDPGILIPIAGGILWYMLFALKRVYRQSWLATSVKAIGLVFCELVIVAFIYRPILFFLTYFSM